The Anaerolineales bacterium region CATCGCCCGCTGGTGAACGTAGATCAACTCGCCAGCGATCTGCGTGACTCGTCCGCGTGGCGCAAACAATTTGGCGTGCAAGGCTATCGCGCGCCGATGGTCGGCATTAGCGAAGCAGCGTATCCGCTCCTCGAATCGTACGGCTTCCAATACAGTTCGTCTATCTACGCGCCCGCAGGCACGCTGTTGAAAAAAGGGCAGATGTGGGAGATTCCCGTCAGCACCTGGCGCACGCGCGATGCGCACGAAGACCTCGTCGCGCCGCGCGATTTCTCGTTCAAACTTTTGTTGGGCGGAGAATTCCCCTACGGTTCAAGTTTCAGCATCGGGCTGATGGCTCGCAGGATTCTTTCGATCATTGAGGAAGAACTCAAGCGCGGACATTCTCCCGTCCTCATCATGCATCCCTACGAGTTGGTGACTCCGCCCTCCTCTGCACGCCTCACGCGGGACTTGATGCGGAATCCCCTCTTCATCCCTTTTCTCTGGGACAAATCCCCGTTCCTGCGCGACGTGTTGAAGAATTTCCCCGTCTCGCCGTTGAAAACTTATCTCGACGAAACTCTGGCGTTGAATGAGCAACCCGCAAGTTAGAAAACTATCGCCCGATCAAGCGTTGACGGTTCCCGCCACGCTTTCTACTGCCGCGACCTTCACCGCGCTCGATTCGTGGACGGGTCTTGTCCGCGACATCTACGGCTACGAGACTCACCGTTTTGAATCGTCGGATAATAATGAAGTGACTGGGATTCTTGCTCTCACACACGTCCGACATCCCATTTTCGGGAACTATCTGGCGACTTCTCCGTTCGGTTCGTTCGGCGGGTTTGCATTCTCGTCCAGCGACGCGCGGAACGCGCTTTTGGATGAAGCGCGGAAACTGGCAGACGAATTGAAAGTTGATTACGCTGTCGTTCGTTTCGTTGAAGAAAATGCCTCGCCGCCCTCCGCGTGGATTCAAAACCCGATCTATTCGACATATTTGATTGACCTGCCATCGAACCCCGAAGACTTGATGAAAACATTCGGTCACCAGCATCGCAAACACACTCGGCAGTCACTGAGGAAAGGATTCAAAGTCCAGTTTGGGCGGCATGAATTGTTGGATGAAACCTACGAAGCCTTTGCTCGAAGTATGCACGAACTCGGCTCGCCGTATCATTCAAAAGAATATTTGCGGAAGATGGCATCCTTGCTTGGAGAAAATCTTGAATTCGTTGTGATCAAAGATATGGAAGAAAATTTGGTCGGAAGCGCGGCGCTTGTCTATCACGGAGACACCGCGACGAATTTGCACGCGAACATTTTGCATAAATATCGCTCCGAGTATGCGGGCGAAAGTTTGTACTGGAGTATCCTCGATCATTACATCCAAAAAGGAATGAAGATTTGCGACATGGGTCGCAGTTTGAACGGCTCGGGCAATGAAACCTTCAAAACGAAATGGAGACCGCGCAAAATTCCGCTGGCGTATTGGTATTATCTGCCGAAAGGCGGAGCCATCCCCGAACTGAACCAAAAAAGCCCGAAGTTCCAATTAGCGATTTGGCTTTGGAAACGAATGCCTGCCTTTGTCGTGCGCGCGTTGGGTCCGCATTTGATTCGAGGGATTGTATGAATATGCGGTGGTTTCGATACGCCCTTCGCAATGGCGCTAAAGCGCCACTCAGGGCTACTCAACCACCAGCAAAATAGAGAAAAATGATTCGAGTCGTAACCCTGGACGAAACACTACGAGACCGCTACGCCTCCTATATCGCTGGGCGGAAGGACGCGCGCTTTGGGCATGACCTTGCTTGGGGAGATGTCTTGCGCGAAACCTACGGCGTGGAGACGCGTCACCTCGTCGCGCTGGAGGGTGAGAAGGTTGTGGGTGTGTGTCCATTCTTTTTGTGCAAGCCTCTTGTCGGCGGGGCGCATTATGTGACGAATCCGTTCCCCACGTATTGCGGACCACTCGTTGATTCCGCTGAGGCGTTGAACGCGTTGCTGAGGGCGGCGCGAGAGAGAACCTCCAGCGTGGATCATGCTGAGGTGTTGTCGCCAGCCCCACTGTCCGAGGTTGAAGCGGGTTTACTTCCATTTGAAGAACGGCTGGACTACACCTATCGTCTGTCTCTCGAAAATGGGATCGAAACTATTTTCAATTCGTTGGATCGAGATTACAAACGAATTTTGCGAAAGTCCAATGCGTTGAATGAGATGGAGCTCAGCGTGGATATCGATGGGAGCCGCTTGGATGCGTTTCATAAATTGTATGTGAGCATTTACGCGGGCAAGCATGGATTCATCCCGCATGGAAAAAAACTGTTTCGGAAAATATTTAAAATTTTTCCGCGCGGCGCGGCGCGGATTTATTTGGCGAAGATTCACGACGACTATGTCGGCGCGATGTTCACGTTTTGGACACACAATGAAGTATATTATGGCTGGTCGGCGGTCTTGCCCGATAGCGTGTATCACCCGACGCATTTCTTGATCTGGAAAATTATTCAGGACGCGGCGGCGGAGGGCTATCGCTGGTTCAACATGGGCGAAGCCGCGCGCGAGCATCACGGACTGAACCATTTCAAGCGCGGCTGGGGAACGGAAGTGTTGGAGCCTTGCCGATATTTTGTGCCTGGGCGCGCCGCCGAGCCATCGCCGCGCCTCTTTGACCGTGTCAACTGGACGCGCAAGTTCATCGCCAAGCTGCCAGCGGGAGTCGTTACTTCGTTTTTGTCGCCCGCCATCCGATTCTTTTTATAGATATGACTCTTACGTGCGTGGAATAAAGCCACAGAGTTCACAGAGATTTTTGAGAAAAACTTTTAGAACTCATTTTTCTCTGTGCTCTCTGTGGCAATAAATGTGAGCAAGAGATCAGAAAAAGGAAAATTCAACCCATGTCTGTTTTCGAGATCGTCAATTTGGAAAATTTCAAAAAGGTTTTTCGCAACTTCCGCAAGGTCGGCGTTATGACTACGATTCGTTACGTCGTTTCGGATCTGCTTTTCGATTGGCGTTACCAGATTGATACGATTAACACCGCACAACTCGACACGCTGGAGATCGACTCGAAGAATAAAGCAGTCGGGAATTATTACGAAGGGACGAACGCGTATATCTTCCAAAAGATGATCTCACGCGCCGAGGTGAACCCATCCAAGAGTTGTTTTGTGGATTTCGGAAGCGGCAAAGGCAAGGCGATGTTCATGGCGGCGGAACGCGGCTTCCGCAGAATCATCGGCGTGGAATTTTCCATCGAGTTGGTGGAGATCAATCGCAAGAACCTTGAAATTTTCAAGCAAAAGACCAAGAGCAAAGCCGAGTTCGAAATCCTGCACATGGACGCTTCGGAATATGCGATACCCGCCGATGCGAATTTGTTGTTCTTCTCCAATCCTTTCAACGAAGCGCTAACTGCGAAAGTCATCGGCAATATTTTGAAATCGTACGAAGGTTCGCCGCGCGAGATTTGGGTGGTGCATTTGCATCCGCAGGGCAACATGGCGTTCGCCAACCATCCGCGCTTCAAGATCGTCCACGAGGCGCGCGAGGGATTCGTTTTTCGGCTGGAGCCGCGCTAAAAGAAAAACTTGTTAACCGCGAAGAACGCAAAGGTCGCTAAAAGGCAAAAAGGATTTTCTTTGCGCCCTTCGCGGGCTTAGCGGTTAAAAAAATTATCTGAGAATGCAAAACGATTCGCCCCTCACCCGCCTCTGGGAATTTCTAAAGAAGCCCGCCGTCTCGTTATCCCTGCGCGTCGTCGTCAGTGTGTTATTGCTCGCGTATCTGATTCGCCTCTCCGCGTTCACCGAGATCGCCCGCGCGTTCAGCCGCATCAAGCCGTTGTTTTTGTTGGCGTTCTTCGCGCTGTATTTTATCTCCGTGTGCCTGCAAGCCGCACGTTGGAAAATTCTGCTCAAAGCGTGGGACTTAACTCAATCTTTCGGCATTCTCCTACGTCGGATTCTGATCGGCTTGTTCTTCAACAACTTCCTGCCTGGAAGTCTCGGCGGCGACGCGTTCCGACTCTACGCGGGCGGACGCGACACAGGCAAAGTGGAGTCGGTCGCCGCGACGATCTTTTACGAACGCGTCCTCAGCTACGCTTCTCTCGTGACGTTGGGGCTGGTCGCGCTTTCCTTCCGCTTTGATCTCCGCCGCGACTGGCTCTTCTGGTTGTTACTCGGCGGAGTATTTCTCGCGCTGGTCGGCATCATAACGATCTCCACCATCCCCTCACTGGGGCAGTGGGCAGAAGGGTTTGTCTCCCGCTTTCCCGTCGCGGAAAAGATGCGTTTGAAAGAGTGGGTACACAGTTTCCGCTTCAAGGTCAGGCATCCCGCCGCGTTGACCTTCGTCTTCCTCATCTCCTTCCTCATTCAACTCGCAGACATCGTTTCCTATTGGCTGGTCGGTTCTGCCATCCAATTGCCTGTGAGATTCGCAGACCTGTTCCTCTTTGTGCCGTTGCTGTATCTGGCGATCGTTCTGCCGCTGTCGTTCAACGGCATCGGCATCCGTGAAAGTGTGTTCGTGATTTTCGCGGCTTCATGGGGCATCGTCTCCGCCGACGCGGTCGCGTTCTCGTTGACCGTCTTCGCTCTGGGACTCGCGGGCAGTCTCGTCGGCGGAATCATTTATTGGTTTGACCGTTCGTCCTCTCAAAGCGCTCAGTGATCTCTGTGGCTTAAATTTATTAGCCTTACATCACATCATCTTTCTGTAACCAAACTGGGGATTTCACGATAAGATATACCCGTTTATGAAAAACATTCAGCAGATGATTTCAACCTTCGCTTCGCGTCCGTGGGCGGTTCCGCTTCTCCTGCTCGTCGTCACCGTCCTCGCCTACGGATTGTTCTTCTGGCAGTTGGGCTTTTACTGGGACGATCAGCCTATCTCGTGGATTCGCTACGAATTGGGGAGCGCGGCGACCACGAAA contains the following coding sequences:
- a CDS encoding GNAT family N-acetyltransferase; this encodes MSNPQVRKLSPDQALTVPATLSTAATFTALDSWTGLVRDIYGYETHRFESSDNNEVTGILALTHVRHPIFGNYLATSPFGSFGGFAFSSSDARNALLDEARKLADELKVDYAVVRFVEENASPPSAWIQNPIYSTYLIDLPSNPEDLMKTFGHQHRKHTRQSLRKGFKVQFGRHELLDETYEAFARSMHELGSPYHSKEYLRKMASLLGENLEFVVIKDMEENLVGSAALVYHGDTATNLHANILHKYRSEYAGESLYWSILDHYIQKGMKICDMGRSLNGSGNETFKTKWRPRKIPLAYWYYLPKGGAIPELNQKSPKFQLAIWLWKRMPAFVVRALGPHLIRGIV
- a CDS encoding GNAT family N-acetyltransferase gives rise to the protein MIRVVTLDETLRDRYASYIAGRKDARFGHDLAWGDVLRETYGVETRHLVALEGEKVVGVCPFFLCKPLVGGAHYVTNPFPTYCGPLVDSAEALNALLRAARERTSSVDHAEVLSPAPLSEVEAGLLPFEERLDYTYRLSLENGIETIFNSLDRDYKRILRKSNALNEMELSVDIDGSRLDAFHKLYVSIYAGKHGFIPHGKKLFRKIFKIFPRGAARIYLAKIHDDYVGAMFTFWTHNEVYYGWSAVLPDSVYHPTHFLIWKIIQDAAAEGYRWFNMGEAAREHHGLNHFKRGWGTEVLEPCRYFVPGRAAEPSPRLFDRVNWTRKFIAKLPAGVVTSFLSPAIRFFL
- a CDS encoding class I SAM-dependent methyltransferase, which produces MSVFEIVNLENFKKVFRNFRKVGVMTTIRYVVSDLLFDWRYQIDTINTAQLDTLEIDSKNKAVGNYYEGTNAYIFQKMISRAEVNPSKSCFVDFGSGKGKAMFMAAERGFRRIIGVEFSIELVEINRKNLEIFKQKTKSKAEFEILHMDASEYAIPADANLLFFSNPFNEALTAKVIGNILKSYEGSPREIWVVHLHPQGNMAFANHPRFKIVHEAREGFVFRLEPR
- a CDS encoding lysylphosphatidylglycerol synthase transmembrane domain-containing protein, encoding MQNDSPLTRLWEFLKKPAVSLSLRVVVSVLLLAYLIRLSAFTEIARAFSRIKPLFLLAFFALYFISVCLQAARWKILLKAWDLTQSFGILLRRILIGLFFNNFLPGSLGGDAFRLYAGGRDTGKVESVAATIFYERVLSYASLVTLGLVALSFRFDLRRDWLFWLLLGGVFLALVGIITISTIPSLGQWAEGFVSRFPVAEKMRLKEWVHSFRFKVRHPAALTFVFLISFLIQLADIVSYWLVGSAIQLPVRFADLFLFVPLLYLAIVLPLSFNGIGIRESVFVIFAASWGIVSADAVAFSLTVFALGLAGSLVGGIIYWFDRSSSQSAQ